The following proteins come from a genomic window of Iamia sp. SCSIO 61187:
- a CDS encoding DEAD/DEAH box helicase, translating to MTLLTDAAPDRLLEVLERRADGLVHVERIPARPARYADLTDPLPDRLAPHLPHPRLWVHQAEAIAHARAGRHVAVATGTASGKSLCFQLPIAEAVTAPVTGAGPASRKPGGAGTALLIGPTKALAQDQLRALGALGVPGLVAATYDGDASPEARTWARAHANVILTNPEMLHCGLLPHHERWATFLHRLRYVVVDELHTFRGVFGSHVAHVLRRLRRLCARYGADPTFVFASATIGQPSTLASALIGAPVAEVTDDGSPRGERLVALWNPPLVDAGTGSRVSAHKVTAALVADLVAADHRTIAFCRSRRGTEVVAADAQRRLGDAWAGAVRPYRGGYLAAERREIEAELFGGRLRGVVATSALELGVDVGGLDACVLDGFPGTIASLWQQAGRAGRAQQRSLAVLVAGDDALDQYLMTHPSEVFSRAPEPAVVNPSNPFVLDAHLACAAYETPLAPEDERWWGGDLDDAVRRLVVTDRLKIRSATRLSRLGGAGPRAVWAARGFPSHGVGLRSGGGREVRIVRADGSLVGTVDEGRAPEVVHPGAVYLHQGVAWRVQELDLDEGSAVVTRTDGSESTQARSTIHIAVLGTEQTRPVGRVELSLGAVEVTSQVTGYQRRDVASGEVLGVVDVDLPPSSLVTRAFWYAIPTGLLRRAGLPPASWPGTLHAAEHTAIGMLPLFTICDRWDVGGVSTPWCADLASPAIFVYDGYPGGAGIAELGYDAAHRHLAATLETLQRCPCATGCPSCVQSPKCGNLNEPLDKAGAIALLEAVRVPAAHDAPPTGVTPARHPRSA from the coding sequence ATGACGCTCCTCACCGACGCCGCCCCGGACCGCCTGCTCGAGGTGCTCGAGCGGCGCGCCGACGGGTTGGTCCACGTCGAGCGGATCCCGGCCCGGCCGGCCCGCTACGCCGATCTCACCGACCCGCTGCCGGACCGCCTCGCCCCCCACCTGCCCCACCCGCGCCTGTGGGTCCACCAGGCCGAGGCCATCGCCCACGCCCGGGCCGGGCGCCACGTCGCCGTCGCCACCGGCACGGCGTCGGGCAAGTCCCTCTGCTTCCAGCTGCCGATCGCCGAGGCTGTCACCGCGCCCGTCACCGGTGCGGGCCCCGCCTCTCGCAAGCCCGGCGGCGCCGGGACAGCCCTGCTCATCGGACCCACGAAGGCCCTGGCCCAGGACCAGCTGCGGGCCCTGGGGGCCCTCGGCGTCCCCGGGCTGGTGGCCGCCACCTACGACGGCGACGCCAGCCCGGAGGCCCGCACGTGGGCCCGGGCCCACGCCAACGTGATCCTCACCAACCCCGAGATGCTGCACTGCGGCCTCCTCCCCCACCACGAGAGGTGGGCGACGTTCCTCCACCGCCTGCGCTACGTGGTGGTCGACGAGCTGCACACCTTCCGGGGGGTCTTCGGCAGCCACGTCGCCCACGTGCTGCGCCGGCTGCGGCGCCTCTGCGCCCGCTACGGCGCCGACCCGACCTTCGTGTTCGCCTCGGCCACCATCGGCCAGCCCTCGACCCTGGCCTCGGCCCTGATCGGGGCGCCCGTCGCCGAGGTCACCGACGACGGGTCCCCGCGGGGCGAGCGCCTCGTCGCCCTGTGGAACCCACCGCTGGTCGATGCCGGGACCGGGTCCCGCGTGTCGGCCCACAAGGTCACGGCCGCCCTCGTCGCCGACCTGGTGGCCGCCGACCACCGCACCATCGCCTTCTGCCGCAGCCGGCGCGGCACCGAGGTGGTGGCGGCCGACGCCCAGCGCCGCCTGGGCGACGCCTGGGCCGGCGCCGTGCGCCCCTACCGGGGCGGGTACCTGGCGGCCGAGCGGCGGGAGATCGAGGCCGAGCTGTTCGGGGGACGCCTGCGGGGCGTCGTGGCCACCTCGGCCCTCGAGCTCGGGGTCGACGTCGGCGGGCTCGACGCCTGCGTGCTCGACGGCTTCCCCGGCACCATCGCCTCCCTGTGGCAGCAGGCGGGCCGGGCCGGCCGGGCCCAGCAGCGCTCGCTGGCGGTCCTCGTCGCCGGCGACGACGCCCTCGACCAGTACCTGATGACCCACCCGTCGGAGGTGTTCAGCCGGGCCCCGGAGCCGGCGGTGGTGAACCCCTCGAACCCGTTCGTGCTCGACGCCCACCTGGCCTGTGCGGCCTACGAGACGCCGCTCGCCCCCGAGGACGAGCGCTGGTGGGGCGGCGACCTCGACGACGCCGTCCGCCGGCTGGTCGTGACCGACCGGCTCAAGATCCGCAGCGCGACGAGGCTGTCTCGCCTCGGCGGGGCCGGGCCCCGCGCCGTGTGGGCGGCCCGCGGCTTCCCGTCGCACGGGGTCGGCCTCCGCAGCGGCGGCGGCCGCGAGGTCCGCATCGTGCGGGCCGACGGGTCGCTCGTGGGCACCGTCGACGAGGGCCGTGCCCCTGAGGTCGTCCACCCAGGTGCCGTGTACCTGCACCAGGGTGTGGCCTGGCGGGTGCAGGAGCTCGACCTCGACGAGGGATCCGCCGTGGTGACCCGCACCGACGGCTCGGAGTCGACCCAGGCCCGGTCGACGATCCACATCGCCGTGCTCGGCACCGAGCAGACGCGCCCCGTCGGTCGGGTCGAGCTGTCGCTCGGCGCCGTCGAGGTCACCTCCCAGGTCACCGGCTACCAGCGCCGCGACGTCGCCAGCGGCGAGGTCCTGGGGGTGGTCGACGTCGACCTGCCGCCGTCGTCGCTGGTCACCCGGGCCTTCTGGTACGCCATCCCCACCGGGCTGCTCCGCCGGGCCGGGCTCCCGCCGGCGTCGTGGCCGGGCACGCTCCACGCCGCCGAGCACACCGCCATCGGCATGCTCCCGCTGTTCACCATCTGCGACCGGTGGGACGTCGGCGGCGTCTCCACCCCGTGGTGCGCCGACCTCGCCAGCCCGGCGATCTTCGTCTACGACGGCTACCCCGGGGGCGCGGGCATCGCCGAGCTGGGCTACGACGCCGCCCACCGCCACCTCGCCGCCACCCTCGAGACCCTCCAGCGCTGCCCGTGCGCGACCGGGTGCCCGTCGTGCGTCCAGTCACCCAAGTGCGGGAACCTCAACGAGCCGCTCGACAAGGCCGGGGCCATCGCCCTGCTCGAGGCGGTGCGCGTCCCGGCGGCCCACGACGCCCCGCCCACCGGCGTGACCCCGGCGCGCCACCCCCGCTCGGCCTAG
- a CDS encoding sortase: MTGTSLVIVLAAGACAAVLVALGLGPRRSGRRRPGTTPAAATGPTAAGPTGRAGRRPGLGDRLARSTAVRRGLGVLTVVLIVAAGVSMTWPFWTDQYQARLQIRLEDQLEEQIADPEAAEAFVAGDVRSGDSLTRLRAPSIGVDVIVVEGTTQDALRAGAGHYPETALPCGAGNVAIAGHRTTFGQPFNRLDEVAPGAEITLETPLGTCTYRVATEAIVVSPDQVEVVAPTDTPRLTLTTCHPKGSARERLVLQADLVGEPLHDDRGGRTPPDIRGET, encoded by the coding sequence GTGACCGGCACCTCCCTGGTGATCGTGCTGGCGGCCGGGGCGTGCGCCGCCGTGCTCGTCGCCCTGGGCCTCGGACCTCGGCGGTCCGGGCGTCGGCGCCCCGGCACCACGCCGGCGGCGGCCACCGGGCCCACCGCCGCCGGACCGACCGGCAGGGCCGGCCGCCGGCCCGGGCTGGGCGATCGGCTGGCCCGGTCCACGGCGGTGCGCCGCGGCCTCGGCGTGCTCACCGTGGTCCTGATCGTGGCCGCCGGGGTCAGCATGACCTGGCCGTTCTGGACCGACCAGTACCAGGCCCGCCTGCAGATCCGCCTCGAGGACCAGCTGGAGGAGCAGATCGCCGACCCCGAGGCGGCCGAGGCCTTCGTGGCCGGCGACGTCCGGTCCGGCGACAGCCTCACCCGGCTGCGGGCCCCGTCGATCGGTGTCGACGTCATCGTGGTCGAGGGGACCACCCAGGACGCCCTGCGCGCCGGCGCCGGCCACTACCCGGAGACCGCCCTTCCGTGCGGGGCGGGGAACGTCGCCATCGCCGGCCACCGCACGACCTTCGGCCAGCCCTTCAACCGCCTCGACGAGGTGGCGCCCGGCGCCGAGATCACCCTCGAGACCCCGCTCGGGACCTGCACCTACCGGGTGGCCACCGAGGCCATCGTGGTGAGCCCCGACCAGGTCGAGGTGGTCGCCCCCACCGACACGCCCCGCCTGACGCTCACCACCTGCCACCCCAAGGGCTCGGCGCGAGAGCGACTGGTGCTCCAGGCCGATCTGGTGGGTGAGCCGCTGCACGACGACCGCGGCGGCCGCACGCCCCCGGACATCCGAGGTGAGACATGA
- a CDS encoding TadE/TadG family type IV pilus assembly protein, translating into MTRRRRPGDDTGQATVELALALPAVLLALLAVVQAGLVVADHVGTVHVAREAARAVAVDGRPGVAQAAVADAGGEGCSTAVSRPAEVGATLTVTVTCPSRTEVPLVGALVADVAVRGQASMRVER; encoded by the coding sequence GTGACCCGGCGGCGCCGCCCCGGGGACGACACCGGCCAGGCCACCGTCGAGCTGGCCCTGGCCCTCCCGGCCGTGCTCCTCGCCCTCCTCGCCGTCGTCCAAGCCGGCCTGGTGGTGGCCGACCACGTGGGCACCGTCCACGTGGCGCGCGAGGCGGCGCGCGCCGTGGCGGTCGACGGGCGACCCGGGGTGGCGCAGGCCGCGGTGGCCGACGCCGGGGGCGAGGGGTGCTCGACCGCCGTGTCCCGACCGGCCGAGGTCGGTGCCACCCTCACGGTGACGGTCACGTGCCCCAGCCGGACCGAGGTCCCGCTCGTGGGCGCCCTCGTCGCCGACGTCGCCGTCCGGGGCCAGGCCTCGATGCGGGTCGAACGGTGA
- a CDS encoding type II secretion system F family protein — MTPDVAIVDAALVGGWTALLTVGLAARRPRRRPPVPRTGDRRAARAGPVGALGARVRTALARAAGRPEPAPDPAADGWVGAAAIVVPVLVVVAPALAPLPLAAAAMGPRLARRRAAEADRRAWADALPDAVDLLALGLGSGLAVGPALGLVAPRSPAPLGPALAEAHARTTHGEPLADALERVAAQGPASRPLVALLVAAHHDGSPVVDPLTRLAHDLRADRRRAVEARARQVPVRLLFPLVLCSLPAFVLLAIVPPVVAALADLRR; from the coding sequence GTGACCCCCGACGTCGCCATCGTCGACGCCGCGCTCGTCGGCGGGTGGACCGCCCTGCTCACCGTCGGGCTGGCGGCCCGGCGGCCCCGGCGTCGCCCCCCGGTCCCGAGGACCGGCGACCGGCGGGCCGCTCGGGCGGGGCCGGTGGGCGCCCTGGGGGCCCGCGTGCGGACGGCCCTGGCCCGGGCGGCCGGCCGGCCGGAGCCGGCCCCCGACCCCGCCGCCGACGGGTGGGTGGGGGCGGCGGCCATCGTCGTCCCCGTCCTCGTGGTGGTGGCGCCGGCCCTCGCGCCGCTCCCCCTGGCGGCGGCGGCCATGGGCCCCCGGCTGGCCCGCCGCCGAGCGGCCGAGGCCGATCGGCGGGCCTGGGCCGACGCCCTGCCCGACGCCGTCGACCTGCTCGCCCTCGGGCTCGGGAGCGGGCTCGCCGTCGGGCCGGCGCTGGGCCTGGTCGCCCCCCGGAGCCCGGCCCCGCTGGGGCCGGCCCTGGCCGAGGCCCACGCCCGCACCACCCACGGCGAGCCGCTGGCCGACGCCCTCGAGCGGGTCGCCGCCCAGGGGCCGGCCAGCCGGCCGCTGGTGGCCCTCCTCGTCGCCGCCCACCACGACGGGTCGCCGGTCGTCGACCCGCTGACCCGACTGGCCCACGACCTCCGGGCCGACCGCCGGCGCGCCGTCGAGGCCCGGGCCCGCCAGGTCCCGGTCCGGCTCCTTTTCCCGCTGGTGCTCTGCTCGCTCCCGGCGTTCGTGCTCCTGGCCATCGTCCCGCCCGTCGTGGCCGCCCTCGCCGACCTGCGCCGCTGA
- a CDS encoding type II secretion system F family protein has translation MSAALVLAGGLGAVGCVAVGRRPAADRRPRPPAGRRTARLPAWWSEALVEAGVDGDPARWARLGLGSAGLLGLLAGSRGGVVGGLVAAGVAVVVGGVALRMARGRGARQADARLPELVEHVGRGLRAGLDLRSAVLGAGAAVGGPHGAALEVAVARVDGGAGWGEALEGWVDDHPRRSVQLVVGALAVADAAGGRASRALDGVAATLRARAAVADEARALASQARASAAVLVALPVVVAAGGAAADRAVARALLGTPWGLGCIGLATALDVVGALWMHRIVSRARS, from the coding sequence GTGAGCGCGGCGCTGGTGCTGGCCGGCGGGCTCGGGGCCGTCGGGTGCGTGGCCGTGGGCCGCCGCCCGGCGGCCGACCGACGGCCCCGCCCGCCGGCGGGGCGCCGGACGGCGCGGCTGCCCGCCTGGTGGTCCGAGGCCCTCGTCGAGGCGGGGGTCGACGGCGACCCGGCCCGGTGGGCGCGGCTGGGGCTCGGGTCCGCCGGGCTCCTGGGCCTGCTGGCCGGCTCCCGGGGTGGGGTCGTGGGAGGCCTGGTCGCCGCCGGCGTGGCCGTCGTCGTCGGCGGCGTCGCCCTCCGGATGGCCCGGGGTCGGGGCGCCCGCCAGGCCGACGCCCGGCTGCCCGAGCTCGTCGAGCACGTCGGCCGGGGGCTCCGGGCCGGGCTCGACCTCCGCAGCGCCGTCCTCGGCGCCGGGGCCGCCGTCGGGGGGCCGCACGGGGCGGCGCTCGAGGTCGCCGTGGCCCGGGTCGACGGCGGCGCCGGGTGGGGTGAGGCCCTGGAGGGCTGGGTCGACGACCACCCTCGCCGCTCCGTCCAGCTGGTGGTCGGGGCCCTGGCCGTGGCCGACGCGGCCGGGGGCCGCGCCAGCCGGGCCCTCGACGGCGTCGCCGCCACGCTGAGGGCCCGGGCGGCCGTCGCCGACGAGGCCCGGGCGCTCGCCAGCCAGGCGCGGGCGTCAGCCGCCGTGCTCGTCGCCCTCCCGGTGGTGGTGGCCGCAGGTGGGGCGGCGGCCGACCGGGCGGTGGCCCGGGCCCTGCTCGGCACCCCGTGGGGGCTCGGCTGCATCGGCCTGGCCACCGCCCTCGACGTCGTCGGCGCCCTGTGGATGCACCGCATCGTGTCGAGAGCCCGGTCGTGA
- a CDS encoding CpaF family protein, whose amino-acid sequence MTASALPADPGAAVGARRVDAVEAEVHRRVLAAPSIPAAVAPGAIDALVREAAPHLPPDEVLAVARRVRARATGLGVIEPLLADPTVTEVMVNGPGPVWVERAGHLVRTEVRVDRSTVDRLVARVLMPTGARADRSRPLADARLPDGSRVHVVVPPLAVDGPCITIRRFGARAVALDEVAAPVVADLLRTAVAQRRQIVVSGGAGAGKTTLLNALAGHIDPDERIVTVEDAAELRLPGRHVVRLEARPPSVEGTGEVTIRDLVRAALRMRPDRIVVGEVRGPEALDMLQAMNTGHDGSLSTLHASSPTDALRRLETMVLTGADLPLPAVREQIASAVDLVVQIARRADGSRRVVAVAEVAPDPAAVTRTTPVATGTEVLGPLTRPSRSRPLHRGGPR is encoded by the coding sequence GTGACCGCCTCCGCCCTCCCGGCGGACCCGGGCGCGGCGGTCGGGGCCCGCCGGGTCGACGCCGTCGAGGCCGAGGTCCACCGGCGCGTCCTCGCCGCGCCGTCCATCCCGGCGGCGGTGGCCCCGGGCGCCATCGACGCCCTGGTCCGCGAGGCCGCCCCGCACCTCCCGCCCGACGAGGTGCTGGCGGTGGCCCGCCGGGTGCGGGCCCGGGCCACCGGGCTGGGGGTCATCGAGCCGCTGCTGGCCGACCCCACCGTCACCGAGGTGATGGTGAACGGACCCGGTCCGGTGTGGGTGGAGCGGGCCGGCCACCTGGTCCGCACCGAGGTGCGGGTCGACCGGTCGACGGTGGACCGCCTCGTCGCCCGGGTGCTGATGCCCACCGGGGCGCGCGCCGATCGATCCCGCCCGCTGGCCGACGCCCGGCTGCCCGACGGGTCCCGCGTCCACGTCGTCGTGCCGCCGCTGGCCGTCGACGGACCGTGCATCACCATCCGCCGGTTCGGGGCCCGGGCCGTGGCGCTCGACGAGGTCGCCGCCCCGGTCGTGGCCGACCTCCTCCGGACGGCGGTGGCCCAGCGCCGCCAGATCGTGGTGAGCGGGGGTGCGGGGGCGGGCAAGACCACCCTGCTCAACGCCCTGGCCGGCCACATCGACCCCGACGAGCGGATCGTCACCGTCGAGGACGCGGCCGAGCTGCGGCTCCCGGGCCGCCACGTGGTGCGCCTCGAGGCCCGACCGCCGTCGGTCGAGGGCACCGGCGAGGTCACGATCCGGGACCTGGTGCGGGCCGCCCTGCGGATGCGCCCCGACCGGATCGTCGTGGGCGAGGTCAGAGGGCCCGAGGCCCTCGACATGTTGCAGGCCATGAACACCGGCCACGACGGCTCGCTCAGCACGCTGCACGCCAGCTCACCCACCGACGCCCTGCGCCGCCTGGAGACGATGGTGCTCACCGGGGCCGACCTGCCCCTCCCCGCCGTGCGCGAGCAGATCGCCAGCGCCGTCGACCTGGTCGTCCAGATCGCCCGCCGGGCCGACGGCTCCCGGCGGGTGGTCGCCGTGGCCGAGGTCGCCCCCGACCCGGCCGCGGTGACCCGCACCACCCCCGTGGCCACCGGCACCGAGGTCCTCGGCCCCCTCACCCGCCCCTCGCGGTCCCGCCCCCTCCACCGGGGAGGCCCCCGGTGA
- a CDS encoding HAD family phosphatase, translating into MEAAFFDLDKTVIAKASMVAFGKPLYRAGLLNRWILLRALSGQLVYLYLGADEERMARMRTKVLALTAGWDQAQMRAVVAATLEEVIDPIVFDEAVDLIAEHQAAGRRVFIISASPEEIVVPLARHLGVDEAIATRARVDDRGRYTGEVAFYAYGVHKAERMEEVAAERGIDLAASYAYSDSITDVPMLEAVGHPVAVNPDRDLAKVAADRGWEVRWFTRKVPLRERVAMPSPGPTAAVGGGLLATGAAGATAWWWLRRDRSVQETAHQAAGLARLVGTWAGPVAHAASTTAGWLPGRVPTRRRPLPRRPPAPGRGRRGQISSRVRRRGAS; encoded by the coding sequence GTGGAGGCCGCCTTCTTCGACCTGGACAAGACGGTCATCGCCAAGGCGTCGATGGTCGCCTTCGGGAAGCCGCTCTACCGGGCCGGGCTCCTCAACCGCTGGATCCTCCTGCGGGCCCTCTCCGGCCAGCTCGTCTACCTCTACCTCGGCGCCGACGAGGAGCGGATGGCCCGCATGCGGACCAAGGTCCTGGCCCTCACGGCGGGGTGGGACCAGGCCCAGATGCGTGCCGTGGTGGCCGCGACCCTCGAGGAGGTCATCGACCCGATCGTGTTCGACGAGGCCGTCGACCTCATCGCCGAGCACCAGGCCGCCGGCCGGCGCGTCTTCATCATCTCCGCCTCACCGGAGGAGATCGTGGTGCCCCTCGCCCGCCACCTCGGCGTCGACGAGGCCATCGCCACCCGGGCCCGGGTCGACGACCGGGGCCGCTACACCGGCGAGGTCGCGTTCTACGCCTACGGCGTCCACAAGGCCGAGCGGATGGAGGAGGTCGCGGCCGAGCGGGGCATCGACCTGGCCGCGTCCTACGCCTACTCGGACTCGATCACCGACGTCCCCATGCTCGAGGCCGTCGGCCACCCCGTCGCCGTCAACCCCGACCGGGACCTGGCCAAGGTGGCCGCCGACCGGGGCTGGGAGGTGCGCTGGTTCACCCGCAAGGTGCCGCTGCGGGAGCGGGTCGCCATGCCGAGCCCGGGCCCCACCGCGGCCGTCGGCGGCGGGCTGCTGGCCACCGGGGCGGCCGGGGCGACGGCGTGGTGGTGGCTGCGACGGGACCGGAGCGTGCAGGAGACCGCCCACCAGGCGGCCGGTCTGGCCCGCCTGGTCGGCACCTGGGCCGGTCCCGTGGCCCACGCTGCGAGCACGACGGCGGGGTGGCTCCCCGGCCGGGTCCCGACGCGACGACGCCCGCTCCCGCGGCGCCCGCCGGCACCGGGGCGCGGACGCCGGGGTCAGATCTCGTCGAGGGTCAGACGGCGCGGAGCTTCTTGA
- a CDS encoding PPOX class F420-dependent oxidoreductase — protein sequence MGYTQAPDGWWQGFLTALPAHTAKLAVVRRDGSPHVAPVWIDVDGDEVVFMTSADTIKGKAIRRDGRVSLCVDDEAPPFSFVTIAGTTTTSTDPDELLHWATRIAARYMGEEEAEAYGRRNAVPPEMVVRVTPTKVTAVVGVAD from the coding sequence ATGGGATACACGCAGGCCCCCGACGGTTGGTGGCAGGGCTTCCTGACCGCCCTCCCGGCGCACACGGCGAAGCTCGCCGTCGTGCGCAGGGACGGCAGCCCGCACGTGGCGCCGGTGTGGATCGACGTCGACGGCGACGAGGTCGTGTTCATGACCTCGGCCGACACCATCAAGGGCAAGGCCATCCGCCGCGACGGGCGGGTGAGCCTGTGCGTCGACGACGAGGCGCCACCGTTCAGCTTCGTCACCATCGCGGGGACGACGACCACGTCCACCGACCCCGACGAGCTGCTGCACTGGGCCACGCGCATCGCCGCCCGCTACATGGGCGAGGAGGAGGCCGAGGCCTACGGCCGGCGCAACGCGGTCCCGCCCGAGATGGTCGTGCGGGTGACGCCGACCAAGGTCACCGCCGTCGTCGGCGTCGCCGACTGA
- a CDS encoding histidine phosphatase family protein yields MELILVRHGEPLWVVDGRNRNDPELTERGRAQAERIAARIADPDQEPADGPVDLLLVSPARRAQETCAPIAAATGLEPVTHPWLVEMGMPDAWDDQPIEVVEAAFAEQRTKPRMEWWDGLPGAETMQDFHDRVSRGLDAALAEVGVTATGEHALWDVADDAPGRIVTVAHGGTNSTLVAHLLGVEKEPWDWYRFVMGHASVAVLRTQPLAGAHIWSLCALGDATHLDRADRTA; encoded by the coding sequence GTGGAGCTGATCCTCGTCCGCCACGGCGAGCCCCTGTGGGTCGTCGACGGCCGCAACCGCAACGACCCCGAGCTGACCGAGCGCGGCCGCGCCCAGGCGGAGCGCATCGCGGCCCGGATCGCCGACCCCGACCAGGAGCCGGCCGACGGCCCCGTCGACCTCCTGCTCGTGAGCCCGGCCCGGCGGGCCCAGGAGACGTGCGCCCCCATCGCCGCCGCCACCGGGCTCGAGCCCGTCACCCACCCGTGGCTCGTCGAGATGGGGATGCCCGACGCCTGGGACGACCAGCCCATCGAGGTCGTCGAGGCCGCCTTCGCCGAGCAGCGCACGAAGCCCCGCATGGAGTGGTGGGACGGCCTCCCCGGGGCCGAGACCATGCAGGACTTCCACGACAGGGTGTCGCGCGGCCTCGACGCCGCCCTGGCCGAGGTCGGGGTCACGGCCACGGGCGAGCACGCCCTGTGGGACGTGGCCGACGACGCCCCGGGCCGCATCGTCACCGTGGCCCACGGCGGGACCAACAGCACGCTCGTCGCCCACCTCCTCGGCGTCGAGAAGGAGCCGTGGGACTGGTACCGCTTCGTGATGGGCCACGCCTCGGTGGCGGTGCTCCGCACCCAGCCCCTCGCCGGGGCCCACATCTGGTCGCTGTGCGCCCTGGGCGACGCGACCCACCTCGACCGGGCCGACCGCACCGCCTGA
- a CDS encoding RNA polymerase sigma factor — protein sequence MTRTGVDEAFDDWYLREHPRVVSTVAAITGRPSIAAECADEAFTRACERWPRVRAMASPGGWVTTVALNDARRRLRRSGHERRLLVWVASTAPVEAPPPAWSPEVWEALAALPPREREAVVLRYVADLPVGQVASIMGTAPGTAASTLHSARARLARTLDPLALDPEENADAARR from the coding sequence GTGACTCGGACGGGCGTGGACGAGGCGTTCGACGACTGGTACCTGCGCGAGCACCCGCGCGTGGTGTCCACCGTCGCCGCCATCACCGGCCGGCCGTCGATCGCCGCCGAGTGCGCGGACGAGGCCTTCACCCGGGCCTGCGAGCGGTGGCCCCGGGTGCGGGCCATGGCCTCGCCCGGGGGGTGGGTCACCACCGTCGCCCTGAACGACGCCCGCCGTCGGCTGCGGCGGTCGGGCCACGAGCGGCGCCTGCTCGTGTGGGTCGCCAGCACGGCCCCGGTCGAGGCCCCGCCGCCGGCGTGGTCGCCCGAGGTGTGGGAGGCGCTCGCCGCCCTGCCACCCCGCGAGCGGGAGGCCGTCGTCCTCCGGTACGTGGCCGACCTGCCGGTCGGCCAGGTCGCCTCGATCATGGGCACGGCGCCGGGCACCGCCGCCTCGACCCTGCACTCCGCCCGCGCCCGGCTGGCCCGGACGCTGGACCCGCTCGCGCTCGATCCCGAGGAGAACGCCGATGCCGCCCGTCGATGA
- a CDS encoding RNA polymerase sigma factor RpoD/SigA, whose protein sequence is MAKERVERDEEDLVRLYLTDIGQYPLLTKDDEVRLAQAIEAGAEARIALESGDKVTPAKKRELRRTARDGEQAERTFVQSNLRLVVSIAKKYQASGLPLLDLIQEGNLGLMHAVEKFDWRKGFKFSTYATWWIRQAITRGIANTGRTIRLPVHAGDTLARLQKARARLELKLGRPATLAELSAEVEMPEDKVTEALRFAAEPLSLSEPLREDGDAELGDVVEDRSAESPFEVAATALLPEEINRLLAPLDDREREILKLRFGLDRGEPRTLEEVGEHFNLTRERIRQIEARAMSKLRHPSSDTGARDLLAV, encoded by the coding sequence TTGGCCAAGGAGCGCGTCGAGCGCGATGAGGAAGACCTCGTCCGCCTCTACCTCACGGACATCGGGCAGTACCCACTGCTCACGAAGGACGACGAGGTGCGCCTGGCCCAGGCCATCGAGGCCGGTGCGGAGGCCCGCATCGCCCTGGAGTCGGGGGACAAGGTCACCCCGGCCAAGAAGCGCGAGCTGCGCCGCACCGCCCGCGACGGCGAGCAGGCCGAGCGCACGTTCGTGCAGTCGAACCTGCGGCTGGTCGTCTCGATCGCCAAGAAGTACCAGGCCTCGGGCCTGCCGCTGCTGGACCTGATCCAGGAGGGCAACCTCGGCCTCATGCACGCCGTCGAGAAGTTCGACTGGCGCAAGGGCTTCAAGTTCTCGACCTACGCCACGTGGTGGATCCGCCAGGCCATCACCCGCGGCATCGCCAACACCGGGCGCACCATCCGCCTCCCCGTCCACGCCGGCGACACCCTGGCCCGGCTCCAGAAGGCCCGGGCCCGGCTCGAGCTCAAGCTCGGGCGCCCGGCCACCCTCGCCGAGCTCTCGGCCGAGGTCGAGATGCCCGAGGACAAGGTCACCGAGGCGCTCCGCTTCGCGGCCGAGCCCCTCTCGCTGTCGGAGCCGCTGCGCGAGGACGGCGACGCCGAGCTCGGCGACGTGGTCGAGGACCGCTCGGCCGAGTCGCCCTTCGAGGTGGCCGCCACCGCGCTCCTCCCCGAGGAGATCAACCGCCTCCTGGCCCCCCTCGACGACCGCGAGCGCGAGATCCTCAAGCTGCGCTTCGGCCTCGACCGGGGCGAGCCCCGCACGCTCGAGGAGGTGGGGGAGCACTTCAACCTCACCCGCGAGCGCATCCGCCAGATCGAGGCCCGGGCCATGTCGAAGCTGCGCCACCCATCCTCGGACACCGGCGCCCGCGACCTCCTGGCCGTCTGA